A stretch of DNA from Tigriopus californicus strain San Diego chromosome 8, Tcal_SD_v2.1, whole genome shotgun sequence:
GAGTTTCTCCAGTGAAGGTGGAGCTACGAACACTACGAATGGCATCAAGTCCGAAGACTTGAGAATTCGCAACGATTGTGGATGCAGATTGAGCACGCAGATCTTCTCGCAATGGACCACCGAGCGGATGGCCTCGAGGCTGGTGCCGTAGTAGGAACGCTCATATTCGCCGTGCTCGACGAACTTGCGAGCCAGAATGTCATTCTCGAATTGGAGTCGGTTTATGAAATGGTAATCCTGACCGTCAATCTCATCGGCTCGCTTTGGGCGAGATGTGTCTAGAGGGTAGATTAGAAAATGAGTTGTCGCATTATTTGAGatcaaaggagaaaaaacgGCGTCAAATGCCTTGCGCGACAATATGCCACCCATTTGTTAAAGCAACTTACGTGGAATAGCGGCGGAAAATCGATCACTATTGGTCATCAATCTCTGTCTCAACTCTTGTCGACCTATGTTGGGAGGACCAATGAGTACCACGGGCCGTTTGCGATCCGAGCGCGGGTAGTAGAGCGTGACCTCCTCGTAGGCAATGATATCGTCTAGTTCGGAACCAATCCCTCCGTCGATATCGTTGTTCAAATGGTTATTGGCTCGTCGTCGAGGCTTCTTTCGACCACTGCGCTTGGCGCATAAGAAGCCAGAGTTCTTTCGCTGATCCTTGAATCCGTTCTTCTCGGATTTGGAGTCCTGCATGATTGTGTGCTTCACGGCCTCGCGTTGTTGCTGAAAAGCGGCCGACGGAATAAGCCCGGGTAACTGAATGTCATCATCACCTTCACGGCGAGCTTGCCACCAATTGGGgtctttttgattgatcaCGTGAAGGATATCGCCCTTCACGAAGCTAATTCCCAATTCTCGACACGGCACGTAGGGGTCGTCCTCGGGATCATAGTCAAAATGAGCCTTCACGTGCATAATACTTCCACTGCTCATCCCGTTGGACAATCCCGTGCTTGGGCTGAAAGATTCACGATGGCCCAAATGGCTCCGCATGGGCACCACCAACAATGTCAGGGTGCCCTGCATTTGGGCTAGTAGATCGCAGACCTCGTTGACATTCTTACCCCGCAGGGGCACCTCGTTCACCTCTAGGATTTCGTCACCCTCGTGCAAGAGTCCACTGGCTTCAGCGGTGCCTCCTCGAATGATTCGCCCTACGATCACGGCGTCATCTTCGTTCTTGACCGTGGCCCCCAAAGGTTCGTTGGTTTTCTCGATGCGAACAATCTTGATGTTAGGCTCGGAGTAATGGCTCAATCTATCCAGAAGAGCATCTTCCTCCATGTGCAAGGACTGTTGGGCCAATTTCCGCATGCCGAGTTTGTCGTGGGAAAGCAGAAGTCCTTCGAGCCGTTCTGACTTGAGAATTTCATGAAGTTCTTGAACATCTTGATCCTGATCGGGCAGAAGGTTCTGAAGATACTCCAAGCACTCCGTGCTAAGATCTTGAGAGTCGAT
This window harbors:
- the LOC131884987 gene encoding protein PALS1-like — protein: MKMDSLSHPHSTNISHHHHHQALLRGSASHLKSDGAGSHHPRQQTAPRFSDSAHFANIMVEFETNTREMAVDVPDSFIAQTKTPPKYPPPASVRSSTHSHQSAGNGTPPPPPLNGRAHLRIERDGRLINTLSGPPLLPHNSLSSSANSSTKSSSMGVTDGLNNDGVEEELTQRRIQQYAHEIKKRNSELELRQRSDEFLRQSLRNSRKMQALKERAQQGRAPVPAALVNGMANPAFDEDPAVLDWETLTNLIQRVSSGAEKADQPQIIRACQTLAHLATQSDFKQACRLQTQFKQFSADKKLEFPVSIDSQDLSTECLEYLQNLLPDQDQDVQELHEILKSERLEGLLLSHDKLGMRKLAQQSLHMEEDALLDRLSHYSEPNIKIVRIEKTNEPLGATVKNEDDAVIVGRIIRGGTAEASGLLHEGDEILEVNEVPLRGKNVNEVCDLLAQMQGTLTLLVVPMRSHLGHRESFSPSTGLSNGMSSGSIMHVKAHFDYDPEDDPYVPCRELGISFVKGDILHVINQKDPNWWQARREGDDDIQLPGLIPSAAFQQQREAVKHTIMQDSKSEKNGFKDQRKNSGFLCAKRSGRKKPRRRANNHLNNDIDGGIGSELDDIIAYEEVTLYYPRSDRKRPVVLIGPPNIGRQELRQRLMTNSDRFSAAIPHTSRPKRADEIDGQDYHFINRLQFENDILARKFVEHGEYERSYYGTSLEAIRSVVHCEKICVLNLHPQSLRILKSSDLMPFVVFVAPPSLEKLKRWKMDRSESVHDNELLNIIEKAREMEENYSQFFDMVIIYSDPERAYQDLLREINLIEREPQWIPGSWVNNAKS